The proteins below come from a single Gemmatimonadaceae bacterium genomic window:
- a CDS encoding transglycosylase SLT domain-containing protein: MRRRHLLAALAVLVASMTAHAQRSRTRVDYDDTFRKYSKRYFGPTFDWKLFKAQGMTESNLDSTARSRAGARGVMQLMPSTFRAIQSENEDLKWIDDPDMNIAAGIHYNRRLWLLWEADSIIDHRTEFMFGSYNAGRRTLLRAQGEARRSKLDPRVWPSIRAVAPRVPRWRHRETLDYIERIRKAREGLGR; the protein is encoded by the coding sequence GTGAGGCGGCGGCACCTGCTGGCGGCGCTCGCCGTGCTCGTCGCGTCAATGACGGCACACGCGCAGCGCTCGCGGACGAGGGTGGACTACGACGACACCTTCCGGAAGTACAGCAAGCGCTACTTCGGCCCGACGTTCGACTGGAAGCTGTTCAAGGCCCAGGGCATGACCGAGAGCAATCTGGACAGCACGGCGCGCAGCCGAGCAGGCGCGCGTGGCGTGATGCAGCTCATGCCGTCGACCTTTCGCGCGATCCAGTCCGAGAACGAGGACCTGAAGTGGATCGACGACCCCGACATGAACATCGCGGCCGGCATTCACTACAACCGGCGCCTGTGGCTCCTGTGGGAAGCGGACTCGATCATCGATCACCGAACGGAGTTCATGTTCGGCAGCTACAACGCCGGCCGACGCACTCTGCTCCGGGCGCAGGGCGAGGCGCGACGTTCAAAGCTCGATCCCCGCGTCTGGCCGAGCATCCGCGCGGTGGCTCCACGTGTGCCGAGGTGGCGTCACCGGGAGACGCTGGACTACATCGAGCGCATCCGAAAGGCGCGGGAAGGCCTGGGTCGCTGA